The nucleotide sequence TGTATAGGCAAAACGCTTCAGCGCCATCCATTTTCAGGGCTGGTTGCTTCGGCAGGTGAGTCGTTGCACACTCCTTAGCGGATTCCGACTTCCATGGCCACCGTCCTGCTGTCATGAGCGACCAACGCCTTTCATGGTGTCCCATGAGCGTTTTTTAGGCGCCTTAACACTACGTTTGGTTCATCCCACAGCGCCAGTTCTGCTTACCAAAATTGGCCCACTTGGCACCGTCATCAGATCTCCGGCTTCATCGTTCGAGTAAGCCGGAGTTCTCACCCATTTAAAGTTTGAGAATAGGTTGAGGTCGTTTCGGCCCCAATGCCTCTAATCATTCGCTTTACCGGATGGGACTGTTGTATCGACGCCAGCTATCCTGAGGGAAACTTCGGACGGAACCAGCTACTAGATGGTTCGATTAGTCTTTCGCCCCTATACCCAGTTCCGACGATCGATTTGCACGTCAGAATCGCTACGGTCCTCCATCAGGGTTTCCCCTGACTTCGACCTGACCAGGCATAGTTCACCATCTTTCGGGTCCCAGCTGTGCTCGGAGCGCGCCTGCATTCACGGATTGGAAACGAGACGCCTCGGGAGTGCGGGAGGCCGATCGGGACCGGCGCTCCATCCTCCCTACGTTCACTTTCGTTGCGCCTTTCAGTTTTGTGACAAAGACAACTCAATGACTCGCACACATGCTAGACTCCTTGGTCCGTGTTTCAAGACGGGTCCTGCGAGTGCCCGAAAATGACTCATCGCAGACTGAGACGCGCACGGTCCGAGACATCACGGCTGCGACGACAGTTGCGCCGCGTCGCTGTCCGCGCTCGGGCAGGACAGCGACATTGTACGGTGCGAGCTTGCGTCGGGCCGGACGCGCGCGATGCGCGTGCGCGATTCGTACTGATACCGTCCGACAGCCGGCCGGCAACCGTCGCGGTCCAGCGGAGGGCGAACCCGCCGCTGGGCGAATCGGACGGCGCTTAAGCCGACGTCGAACGGGTCGCGATGCATTACTGAGAGAGAAGTGCACGACGCCGACGGACTGAGACGGACGCGACCCGTGCCGCGCCGCGGCACCCGTGAGGGGCGAGGCGCGACATCGAGGAGCGCGCACGCACGCCGCCGGATGTCGATGAATCTCTCCGTTCGTTCATTCGAGTTTCGCAGGTTTACCCCTGAACGGTTTCACGTACTCTTGAACTCTCTCTTCAAAGTTCTTTTCAACTTTCCCTCACGGTACTTGTTCGCTATCGGTCTCGCGGTAATATTTAGCCTTAGATGGAGTTTACCACCCACTTAGGGCTGCACTCtcaattataaacattaatatctatttttttgaattagaaatactttcaatttcaatttaatttaacaccAATCGGTGCACAATGTTTTTGGTTAACCTGTCTTTAGCTAACACAAATAGATTCGACGGTTTCCCAACACGTGAACACGCAACATATAGTTGCCCATGATAAAAACATGGATTTTTCAAATCTAAACCACAAATGGACATTGTCTGACCTTGAGATTTATTTATAGACATGGCGAAAGCTAAACGAATTGGAAACTGTAGCCTTTTGAAGGGTATGGTAGAATCTGATGGTATCATCGGAATACGTGGCAGCAGGACCACCTTTCCTTTAAACTTCCCAGCCAAAATGGTTGCTTCAAGAATGTTTCCGGTGATCTTTTTGATgaccaaacgcgtaccgttaCATAATTGAGGTGGATTCAAATTACAGAGGAGAATAATAGGGGAACCAATCTTTAATCGAAGATTATGTGGTGGCATTCCAGGCATatctaatgaatttaaaaattcaatcgGAAAATTTACACTTTCATTTTCATCAACAACAGTATCGATTGATTTAAAAGACATCAGATCGCCTGGTAACAACTGTTCTATCTGAAAGTTAATTTCGTCCACATCAACGTTTTTGGCTGCCAAAATCGCCCGTTGACTAAGCCATTCatgattcaaataattattctgTATATCCGGGAAAATACTCTGAATCAATTCATTTTTATCCCGAACAACAGTGCAAAAATTGTCTGGTAGTTTAATGCATTGCGTATTTGGTTGCAGTTCTATTTTACCGTTCCCAATATCTAGTAGTTGTTCGGAAAATATTTGTGCTGATGGATCATTTTGCAATTGTATTCGCATATTTATGGTCAATCGAAGTGTTTCAACACTTCGCCATAAGAATGATTGTTTCAAACATGCATTAATCTCATCCGCGAAAGTAGAGCGAGGTATAACCGGTAAGGTCTGCCGGAAGTCACCAGACAAAAATAAGATAGCACCACCGAAAAGTTTATTATTGCTGTTTAAATCTTGCATAGTTCTGTTTAATGCTTCTGCTTGCTGAATATTTGTGTGCCATTGTGCACTCATCCCAAATTATTACAGAACTCTTCCGCAACACTGCAGCTATTCCACTATTCTTTTTGATATTACACATTGCATCTGGTTTATTATGAACGTCCAATGGCAGCTTGAATGTTGAATGTGCTGTTCGCCCACCATCCAGTAAGGTAGCCGCAATGCCTGACGATGCTACTGCTAATGCGATTTTTTGTTGCGACCGTATTTTGGCAAGAATCAacgatattaaaaatgttttaccgGTTCCACCAGGTGcatccaagaaaaaaaaaccaccttGTTCAGCAGCAACAGCCAGCATAATCCgatcataaataattttttgttctGCTGTCAGTAATGGTTCACTGTTCATGATAATTGTTGCTAAACTTCCATGGTCATATTGATTTTCTCGTTGTAAATCGGTATTGACTAAGTCGGTGGCTGGACGATTAGGTGATGGCATACCATAATGATTAAGTGgtaaatttgaaataagaacaCATAAATCCTCGATCAAGACCAATGCTTCATTGTACATCTCTGGTGTATAATCTATGTTTTGGCattgatttgtttgtttaattcggTGCAAGATGTCTTCtgtcatacaatttttatatttttcccaCAAAGTTTGTGCTTGCGAGGGATAACATGTCGTCAAAATAATTGCAAACAACTGACGAATGTTATTCGGTGTTGATGTCAACGCAGCATCAGCAAGCGTTAAGTCCCAATGGTTATCGTCTTCTAGCAATTGCAGTTCACGACATGCATCCTGGTATGTATTGAATACTCGACCATTAACTGTTCGTAAAAATTCAAAAGACGTTGGTCCGGGAACATTCACCAATAACAAACGTAAATAGAAGCACTCACGTTGCTTAGGATGTACCGTGTAAAGTCTCCCCAATGTCTTAGCTTTGGATATGCCTgtacaaccttggactcagaaagcagggtcgctgcccactgtgccactcggccgtcaaaaagttACAACGTTTTTGCTACGTATGTGTGTTTATGTACTGATgttatctttaaaaaagttGAAGAATAGTGGGTACAACTTTGTCTTATTCTTCTTCTAAAGGGCCTCTTTCTGTTTCATGTCTGGTTGGAACCATCTGTTGAAAGAAGTTGTACAATATATTGTTTTTCTGATTTGAGGACTACTggttaaaatatagaaataataaaggatTTATCTTGTATTAAAAGTGgttatcaatataaattataatctttgCAGCATCACAAAACATTGTGGACATCTTCAACTATGCTTCCAAGACTGATCCAGCTTTTGAAAGAGGTAGGTAGAGTAATATTAGTTTAACAATAGACTAAATTATTGGAAACAATATTATATgagttaatatatttaaattttttaaactattacagTACGCAATAATCAATTTCATCTGGCTTTGAAAATCTATATCCTTTTTCATGCTGTAtcctttaaaaaagtttttaattttaatttggttacaATGTGatgtttacttataaatatttggtTTGGCTTTGGACTCGCTTTACTGCAGTTCCACACCAAAATACAGTTAGCTTTGCCAGACGAATGTTATGTATCTCAAGGCTTGTTAAGGCAGAAATTGACTAGCTTGAAACAACTCAGGACTAtttagttacaagtattgttgtatatatatatttatataggtaatgaaatattttgtacatatatGCACTACCCATCTAGcttctgagttttttttatttgccattggataggttgcctggaagaaatggctatgaagcgataaggcagctaatttgtatacattattttgttatacttttcttttttatatactttttgtggtgtgcaataaaagtatattcattcataaatatatatattattcttcagGCCAAGAGGGTAGACAGTCTTGTACTATTCAAGCTACTACAGTTACATTGAAATCTGTGTTTTTAGTGTCTAATTCATAAACAAAACCTTGGGTTGTTCCTAAAAAGGTACAGATTTTATGATGCTTACATTTGTACTACTGAACTTTATTGGGTCATGTTCATTGCCGGCTTTGCTCTCATCGAGGCACAGTGACAAGTGCCGACTGCGTGAATGTACATGAGCACTAACCCCCACTCGTTTGCTCGTACTCTATCCTGTGTTAGTAGTTTACGCCCGAGGTACAGTCTTTCGTGAATGTTAGCAATTGTTGCTATTGAACAAGAAAAGAGTTTACATGTCTCTGCTTGTGAACGAGCCTACACCGGGGACTTCATCGAGAGACCTGACGAAAGTAATCGAAAGGGAGTGCACGTAAGCGCAATTAGATAtacttgttttataatatctatattgttttaaaaacaatataatatgataaaagcACGTTCTTAACTCAACGACGAAGGTGATGACGCGGTGACGTTGCATCCGCTGACCCTGGGGCGCCTGCAGGCAGCGTACTCCGCGGACGAGCGGCGCGCCATCTACGACGCCGTCATCGCCTCCCGCCCGGCGTGCGACGAGCTCGCCGACTTGGCGCTAGGGTGAGAATCTTAAAGCTCTTTTGACCAGGTACATGTTGACCACCTCGCCGACACAACAGTGTGCTGTGGTAGAATTTGAATATCCATCTTTTATTTAGCAACTAATAACTGAGTATgctgtttattaaattatcgCATTTATTGATGTTAAAGAGTTCTAACCGACATCTGTTATCAAGATTTTAATCACCAAGAAAATGCAAATAACTGTAATTTTTCTGTAAATCTGGTCACAGGCGTCCTCTTTAATAGGTGCCAGAGGTTCAGATCTCAAACCATCCTTGCTGCTCTAATGTGAGctcaacgattattatcacacacTCGACAGTCACCTGAACGTGTTGTCCTGTACTAACTGTAACTCTACACTAGTTTTGAGAACAGATTTTTGCTCCACCCACTTCGTAATTTATTGTCGAACTGGCTTACAACGAGACAAACTAGAGCCAGCTGTAGAATTTTCattaaatggaaataaaaatacaaagtagTGAAATCTGTTGAGATTTTACAGATAAAAGTAACATCAACAAATGAAATCGACGAATCGATGAATACTTCTTCTGACCATCGAGAACTTGTGAAATACTCTTCTTCTCTTTGATTGAGGACCATTTTGATTGTGATAACAAGTTTGATGTCCTTGCGCAGGGATGCGGGCGCGGCGCCGGAACAGAGCAAGCGCAAGTCGAAGCTGGAGCAACTGGCAGAGCTGCGAGACTTGCGCCGCCGACGCGTTAAGTACAGGGTGGCGGTGCACTCGCGCAACTACTCGCACACGCTGCGCGCCCTTATCGACACACAGGTAAACTTCTCGTTAGTCTTTCATTTGTatgtttctaaatatttttgaaatttgcacaaaaattaaaatttatttatgtcaatttatttttgctgTCACTAATATGTTCAAATAAGCAGATGGAGATGTACGTCGAAGCACAAGGTCACGTAACCAAGCCACATGATGCATCCGATTATAAATATCCTAAAACTGAAAAACAGCCAGCACATTCCTCAGACGAGAACGATAATGAACACAGAGGATCTACGAAAAAACACAGATATGATAGCGATAGAAAAAATGATCATAGCGAACACAGAAGAAAACGTGTTTCTTATGATGATAACCATTCTCGAAAGTACGAGATAGATAGACGTCAAACTTCAGCTGAAGAAAGAATAACGCATGATCGTGATAGAAGAAGAAAGCAAGACGGAACCAAGGATGGTTACAAAGAAGAAAGAGATGTTGAGAAAAGAAAACGTGCTTATGAGGACCATACAAACGCACAAGCGTTTGAGAAAGGGAGATACAAAACGTCTAGAGTAGAAAGAGAAAAGTCTGAAGACAATGATGAAAGCAGAAGACAAGACAGTTACAGGGATTATTGTAGAAAAGAAAAAGATGTTAAACATAACAgagaaaaa is from Pararge aegeria chromosome 19, ilParAegt1.1, whole genome shotgun sequence and encodes:
- the LOC120632293 gene encoding U1 small nuclear ribonucleoprotein 70 kDa-like, translating into MEMYVEAQGHVTKPHDASDYKYPKTEKQPAHSSDENDNEHRGSTKKHRYDSDRKNDHSEHRRKRVSYDDNHSRKYEIDRRQTSAEERITHDRDRRRKQDGTKDGYKEERDVEKRKRAYEDHTNAQAFEKGRYKTSRVEREKSEDNDESRRQDSYRDYCRKEKDVKHNREKNLERTSHTKEEKDIYRSSSIDSHRGRESEKEGPYYKDKDKNGIKKDTVRSKRDRYSSSTRDIQKYRGSEWEVRYDKDKARNDVKQERDRYSSKDRYRHRESEREERYNKDRDRYGHGTDTR